CAGACGGCCTCTGAGAGCCCGCAGCGCAGGGAGCCCGCATAGCGCCCGGAGCGGAGGGCGCGCAGGGCCTTGAGCTCGACCTGCCGGGCCCGCTCCTGGGAGATGCCCAGGATCTCGGAGACCTCCCGCAGGGTGCGGGCCCTCTCCCCGTCGAGGCCGTGCCGCATCCGCAGGACGCGGGCCTCTCGCTCGGGCAGAGAACGGACGGCCTCCAGCAACAGGTTGCGCCAGGGGCCGGCCTCGACCCGGGCGTACTCCTCGGAGGCGGCCTCGTCGGGGAGGAGATCCCCCAGTTCGGCGCCGTCCTCCCCGTCCCCGAGCCGGGCGCTGATGCTGGAGATGGGTTGGGCCACCTCCCTGAGCCTGCGGGCCTCCTCCGGGCCGGTTCCCAGGCGCCCGGCCACCTCCTCGTCGGTGGGCTCGCGCCCGAGCTCGACGCTCAGCGCGCCCTCGGCCCGCCGGAGCCGGTAGACGCTGTCCACGACGTGGGCGGGGAGGCGCACGGTCCGCCCCTGATCCGCCACGGCCCGGGTTATGGCCTGCCTGATCCACCAGGTGGCGTACGTGGAGAACCTGTTCCCCATCTCGGGGTCGAACTTCTCGACGGCCCGGATGAGCCCGGCGTTGCCCTCCTGGATGAGATCCTCGAAGGGAACGCCCCGGCCCCGGTAGCGTTTGGCTATGGCGACGACGAGCCTGAGGTTGGACTCTATGAGCCTCCGGCGGGCCACCCCGTCCCCGGAACGGGCCCGCCGGGAGAGCTCGACCTCCTCTTCGGCGGTGAGCAGCCTCCCGTACCGGATCCTGCCCAGATACTGCGTCAGAACGTCTTCGGTGGCGTAGGCCATGTTCCTCCCCCTCTCATGCTCAGGCCGCGGGATGGGATCCGCCGGCCCGCGGTCCGGCGTGGGTCACGAACCTGCTCAGCACCCGCTCGTCGAGGCTGGAGGTGATGCGCCAGCTCCGGCCGCACACCCCACAGGCGAGCTCCAGCCGGCGCCGCTCCCCGGGCCTTCGCAGCACCTCCCGCTTGAGCGCCCGGATGCAGCAGACGGGAAGCGCCCACAGGTAGTACTCTTCGTCCGGGCTGGAGACCGGAGAGAGGACGGTGTCCGGCCGCAGGGTCCTTCTCTTTCTCGCTCCGGATTTCATGAGCACCTTCCTCCCTCACCCCCTGATACGCTTCGCCAGAAGCCCCAAAACCCGCTGCAACTCCCACCGCAGGAGATATCCCCACCAACCGCCACCCCCCTTCGACACCGCGGCGAGCCGGGCTTCCGCGGCCTCCTGAATGAGCGCCCCGCTCCTCTCCCGCATGAACCGCGGGTCCATCCCGTGCATTTTCGTCCTCCCTCCCGCCGCTCAGGCAGCTCCTTTGCTCTCCTCCGGCCCTCCCTCGGTGAAGGCGCACCCCTCGGGCTCGACGGCGGGGGGCGCCTGCCACATCGCCCCGCACACCGGGCACTCGAATGCGCCCTGAAAGGAGCGGGCGCTCCGCCGGCAACAGCCGGGAAGATCCTGTTCGTAGAGCGCCTCCCCGCCCATGGCCGCCATCCAGACCCGCATCACGCCGCCTTCCCGGAGAGCCGGCCGATCCACTCGCTGGCCTCCTCGCGGGTGAGCTCGGCGAGCGGCTTGCCGACCATCTCCTCGAACTTGGGGACGCCATCCTCGACGGCGTCGGCGATGAGGGCCTCGAGATAGTTGAGCTGCTTGCGGGTGGCCGGCAGCCCCCCCTTGCCGTCCTGAGCCCGGGAGGCCGCCCGCTGCGGCTCCGCCTCCCGGCCGGACTCCACGACCTCCTCGTCCCCGAGCTCCTCGTAGGCGGTTACCCCGACGTTGATCGCGTCCCGCAGAGCCCGCGCCTTCGCCCGCGTCTCGGCCATCCGGATGAGATGCGGCGCTATGTGCCGGCCCACGTTCGCGGGAGAAGCATCCCCGATCCCGCTGAACTTCCCGTCCTCCGTCCTGACCACCGCCCTCACGATGGCCACCTCGCCGTTCTCCGGGCTCGGCGCCTGTAGAAGCTCGGTCTCTATGCTCCTCAAACCCCGCGCATGAGCCTCCTCCAGAAGCCCCGCATACAGCACGAACCGCTTCCCCTGACGCTCGATCATGTACTCCTCGCGCATCACTACACCTCCTCCGAGGCCATCACACTGTCGCTGGTTTCTTCACTGAATTTAGTGAAATAAAGGTTAAATAAAAGCATCAGGCGATCCTCTCGTAGACGTACTGGCGACCGCTCTGGCCGGGCCTGCGGCCGACGAGGCCGAGCCTGAAGAGGTTGGTGGCCCGGTTGTTGCAGGCGGTCTGGTTGAGGCCGAGGCGCTTTGCGAGCTCGGCGGTGGTGATACTGCCGGCGCTGTGGATGGTCTGCAGGGTTTCGAGCAGGTGGTCTTTTATACTGCCTACCACCGAGGGCTCGCCGCCGGGCTCGGGGACCCGGATCATGGCGAGAGAACGCTGGCGGAGCGAGGCCTCCACGTTCTCCAGAAGATCGCGATCCTCCTCCACCAGCACCACCTTCCGATCGCCGTACTCCCCGGCGGACACCCGGGAGACCAGTATCCCCAGCGCCTCGTCCGCGAACGAGTAGTCCATCATCTCCACACCCCGGGTGTCCACGTAAAGTACACCACCCTTCGGAAGCCCCGAAAGAGCCTCCTCCAGCGCCTCCCGGACCTCCCGGCCCGCCCGGCGGGTCACCATCAGCCGCCCCGCCTCCGAGACCTCGAAGACCCGCCGCACCCGATCCTCAGCCATGGACCCCGTTCTCACTGTATTCAGTGAAATCATTTGAAGGCATTGTAACCGGTACGGGGTCGGGATTCAACGTCGTTTGCGCTGGCATGTGGAACATTTTAGGCGTTTTTGGTGGGGAGGTGTCGGGGGAGGGAGACGCGGACGAAGGTACCGGGGAAGAGCGGGACGTTACGGGAGTTTTTACGGTTTCTGTAGACGGTGATCCTTCCGGAGCCCGAGCGGATGGAGAGCGATCCGCCGGCCTCGGCGGCCTTCTGGGCCACGAGCGTGAGTCCGCCGCCCCGGCCGAGCTCGCCGGTGGCGGAGACCCCCATCTTCAGGGCGTGGCGGAGGGCATCGTTGTCGGTGGTGGTGTATCTGGCGTGGGCCGGGTTGCGGGAGAGGGTTTCGCGGACGCCGACCCCGCCGTCGGCGATGGCGACCAGCACCTCCTCCCCGCGCCGGCGGGCGCCGCTGACGATGTGGTGGTAGGCCTGAACGGCGGCGTAGGCGCCGAAGGAGGAAGCGCCGTGTTCGGCGGCGTTGGCGCAGATCTCCGAGAGGGTGGAGCAGATGGCCACCCGCTCCTTCAGCAGGTACCCCTGGCGCTCCAGGATCTCCGAGATACGCTCGATGATCGCCGGGATCTCACCCTCGTCGTGGAAGTTGACCAGCTCCTGCAGGGTGCCCGGGTTGTGGCGGCGGCGCTCCTCGAACGGGGCGACGTCCACGTTGGTTCGCACC
The Rubrobacter xylanophilus genome window above contains:
- a CDS encoding sigma-70 family RNA polymerase sigma factor; amino-acid sequence: MAYATEDVLTQYLGRIRYGRLLTAEEEVELSRRARSGDGVARRRLIESNLRLVVAIAKRYRGRGVPFEDLIQEGNAGLIRAVEKFDPEMGNRFSTYATWWIRQAITRAVADQGRTVRLPAHVVDSVYRLRRAEGALSVELGREPTDEEVAGRLGTGPEEARRLREVAQPISSISARLGDGEDGAELGDLLPDEAASEEYARVEAGPWRNLLLEAVRSLPEREARVLRMRHGLDGERARTLREVSEILGISQERARQVELKALRALRSGRYAGSLRCGLSEAV
- a CDS encoding sensor histidine kinase, with translation METLLRLDVRRRGAMSGVLTLGSLDPAFEGCSGLAGEPVVLDLRAVEFVEPAGLCGLAALLEYAIPRSEEVTLLLAGDDVPAYLERMNFFRLFGGRVRTNVDVAPFEERRRHNPGTLQELVNFHDEGEIPAIIERISEILERQGYLLKERVAICSTLSEICANAAEHGASSFGAYAAVQAYHHIVSGARRRGEEVLVAIADGGVGVRETLSRNPAHARYTTTDNDALRHALKMGVSATGELGRGGGLTLVAQKAAEAGGSLSIRSGSGRITVYRNRKNSRNVPLFPGTFVRVSLPRHLPTKNA
- a CDS encoding MarR family transcriptional regulator, whose protein sequence is MAEDRVRRVFEVSEAGRLMVTRRAGREVREALEEALSGLPKGGVLYVDTRGVEMMDYSFADEALGILVSRVSAGEYGDRKVVLVEEDRDLLENVEASLRQRSLAMIRVPEPGGEPSVVGSIKDHLLETLQTIHSAGSITTAELAKRLGLNQTACNNRATNLFRLGLVGRRPGQSGRQYVYERIA